The window CCCTGGGgagagacgtctgtgttcatcaACCATTTTACCACCTCTCCAGATCAGTGTAACGGAGGAAGAGCAAAGGCTActgaggtgtgtgtatatagtacTACAAGCAAATGAGAATACCTGTAAAACAAGAACACTTCCTGAAATagaaagtttgagagagagtgtgtatatacatatatgtgtatatacatatatgtgtgtatatatgtatgtatatatacactaccgttcaaaagtttgggatcacttagaaatgactttatttttcaaagaaaagcactgttttttcaataaagataacattaaatgaatcagaaatacactctacattgttaatatgctaaatgactattcttggtcgaagtgtctggtttctaatgaaatatctccataggtgtatacaggactgtctcagaaaattagaatattgtgatgaagttctttattttctgtaatgcaattaaaaaaacaaaaatgtcatgcattctggattcattacaaatcaactgaaatattgcaagccttttattctgatttattgctgattatggcttacagtttaagaaaactcaaatatcctatctctaaatattagaatatcatgaaaaagtgtactagtagggtattaaataaatcacttgaattgtctaattaactcgaaacacctgcaagggtttcctgagccttgacaaacactcagctgttataaatctttttttttactttgtctgaggaaatattacaattttatgagataggattttagagttttcttaagctgtaagccataatcagcaatattaaaagaataaaaggcttgcaatatttcagttgatttgtaatgaatccagaatgcatgacatttttgtttttttaattgcattacagaaaataaagaactttatcacaatattctaattttctgagacagtcctgtagagtcccttttacagcaactatcactccagtgttctaatggtacattgtgtttgctaatcgccttagaagactaatgtctgattagaaaacccgtgcaattatgttagcacagctgaaaacagttatgctggtgatataagctatacaactggccttcctttgagcttgaagtttgtagaacaaaattaatatttcaaatattaatcattatttctaaccttgtcaatgtcttgactatattttatattcatttgataaatacaagtgtgatttttcatggaagacacgaaattgtctgggtgatcccaaacttttgaacggtagtgtatatatgtatgtatatatgtgtatatatattatatgtatgtatatatttatacatctatatatatataatgttcagTCCGTATGGTTAAAGGGCATTTATTCAAACTATGATATTGGCAATGAGATGAAGGAGAGTAGCAGTAAAGATGCCAAAAGGGTGAGTGCAGTGCCAGTGACGCAGCCGCAGTCATCCGCACTCTAATGAAGTGGCAGCCTTTATTAATAGTAGGGCGTACATCATCAAATGCCTTCGTTACAGCtctcaaagtaaaatacaatggTTATGTTTTGTTCACTGCATTTTTCCTGTAATTGGCGAACTGTCAGACAATCCCGTTTCCAGCCAGTAGAATGAGTCGATTCCTAAGCGAGCACTTTGCCTGATTTGGACAAGAAAGTTCTGAATCTGTAACCGTCGCAATCTGCCGACAGTCGGTCAACTCACATCTTCAATTACCAAAATGAGCGAAACGCTCGAATGTGGCTCGGCTGTGAATGTTTTAAACGTTCACCATGGCTgtgttctgttttgtttttgtctcactGCATCCTGCAGCTTAAGATCAAACTCTTTCTGTTTACTTGTCTAATGAAATCTAATTGTCCTGGGTTAATTTGACACTGAGGTTTCATGCCATGGACTATTACATTGGCACTTTAGTTTTCGGTGTTGCTAATGGACTCTTCCTCTGAAAGGTCTTGTGAAGCACATTTGCGGAGTTTGGGCCTGGAAGTGAAGTTCTCACAGGCAGCGAATCCGCAAGCTTTAGTCGGAAAGGTACCGCTGTGCTTCATGGAAAAGGAGAGTAACGAGCTCAGGCGGGGGAGACCATCTGTTATCAAGTCTATTGTTAAGGTGAGACTCGGGACGCCTCTTTATTAATACCGCCTATTGAGTCACTCATTTAGCCGAGTGATCATCTCACGGCTcttatttttcccttttttttttaatcgcacATCAGGAATATCTTCAGGAGCAGATCGAGGTAAgcttggaaatgttttttttaatccctaAACCTTTTCGTATGGAGAAAGAATATCATTGACTCGATAAAGTGTGACACGCCTCcattcttcttgtttttctcagTTGCTCTGCTCGACCGGGAGAGTCAGAGGATCTCTGCCCCTCACGGTGCTGAAGGTGCTCGCCTCACTCGCATGCCACGGTACAGTCGCATGacgtctctccatcctccagttTACTTTTTTGTGCATTGATGATTCAATAAATTACAGTTTCCCACTGAAatcttgatttaaaaaaaatctatttaataTATGTTTGCATTAAACAGGTGCCATCAAATTCAACGACAGCCTGAGTCGAGATGAATGCTGCAGCCTGGTGGCGTCCTTGTCCTCCTGTCAGCTGCCCTTCCAGTGTGCTCATGGCCGTCCATCCATTGCTCCCTTGGTAGACATCCTCCATTTGGACAAAGACGAGAAGGTACGAGAATGGAATagcacatttaaatgtgtgctTAATATACTATTTAAGGCTTTTATAATGCGTTGGTGACTAAGCCTTTTTGTTTCCTGCAGGAATTACAGAAGCCCAACCTCCAAAAGCTGAGAAGAATGTATAAAGCGTGGGAACTATATGGAAATAGATGAGTGGGTGTGTCTTTACTGTCAACAGAATCATTGTTGAATCTTGTTTGTGAATTCACAGGAAgacttttaatatgaacaacatatttaacatatatagcaaacaaatacacaaactgtTCTTACAGCAATCGCTCATTTGCTAATAACATtcttaaactgaattaaaaaacaacaaagaaaaaaagcatgaTTTGGGAAAATGAATAATATGTGATTAAAACAACACAAGACCAGTTTGATATTTCCTGGAGGACAAACGATATCCGTTGTGTTTTTTCTCCACACGAACCCTTCAAATATGCATCGGGCGAAATGTGACGCGTGAAGACGAATGCAGCAAAAGGCGCGTTGCGGTGGCCGTGTATATGTTCCCAGACTTTCAGCCCCTCAGCAGTATTTACTCAATCAGCTTCTTGGTCTTGAAGAATCGTCTCAAGTAGAAAATCTGCCACGAGGCCAAAGCAAGACAACAGCAGACGGATGTGACGCTGAAGAGCTGCAGCCGCCTATTGGTGGAACCTGAACGAGAAAAGAATTTGCATTTAAATAGTATCAACACTTTTTCTTATCACTTCAACTTAATAGTTTCAGATGCATAAAGTAATGAATCGCACTTGAGGAGAAAACTGCTTCAACTCAAACCAACAAGCTCCTAGAAAACAGCGCAGCTGCATTTTTCTGCCCAAGTGGTGATTTACATCTACAGTCAACATATTGTCCTATTGATTTACTATTTGTCTGTCGCATCTCCTTCCCTCGTTTGCTCAGGTTGGTGAAGTCATCTGCAATGGACTGTGAGAGGAGCTCAAGGTGCTTCAGCTTCTCCAGTTTTTCAATCTGACAAAGAGTTTGCAAGATTAATTGTTGTCATGTTGCGCCATCATACATTAAATCATCAGAAGTAGTTTGGATTCAAACTAATGTTACTGATATTTGATGTAATAGTATTAACGTGACCCCTCACCTCTCTGTTGTTCTGGGCCTCCACACCATGCTTCAGGTTCAGTATGACCACTTGGTCTGGGACCCTCCCAGTGCCTAATGACAAGCGTTTGTTTGAGTTGTAATGTTACCTGTATCACTAATTCATTGAGAAAAATATTACAACCTCACTCACTTGAAGATATGCTGCTGAAGCAAACTTCAATCCTTTCGTCATTTGGTGTTATGAATGACCATTTCCCTTTCGTGGCGTTCTCCTTGACGTACAACGTCTCCCACAAAGAATCAATGACCTGAGGAAAGAGTGAACAGAGGGGATCAACTAGATCTCTCAATTATCAACGGCTCTCAGCCTTTGGAGTAAAGCTGGATGCCAAATCAATATCTTAATGGTATCTTGATGTGACACAagactagttttttttttacctaatCTTGAAAGAACCCTATTACAATTAATGCACAACGTTGTTAACATGTTATTAGACTGTTTTAGTACATTTTGGATTATTCACgttacactttttctttttctttcaatttaacaaatatatttctGACAGAATATCAACACGTATTGACAAGAATAAATATTCATTGCAGAACgtattttttttgtaatggTATTTTCACTCTTGGTTCAAGACACCCCCCCCCAGAAAAAGAGTGAGCAAGTGTGCCATATGGTACCTTCAAAGTAGTCCGAGTGTTTTCGTGCTGCTGCCTCACTTCGTACTCGCCTGAGACGAGCACGTCTTTGCCCACGTGTTCGAGGAGGCATTTTATCGAGTTGACCGGCAGGTGGAATGTCAGCGAGAGCACCGGGTCCAGGGGGACCGCCATCAGCAGCAGAACGCACAGTGTCGACATGCTGCGGGTCCCTTGTTGCGATGGGACGCGCCTGTCAGatggagccccgcccccttcgttCTTCTCCCTCCAGTTCCGGGTTGCGTCACGTGACTTCTCCGCCCCCACATGTGCAGCGTCTCTCCGCCGCCTCCGCCCCAAGTAAACAATTCAGCATCATTTCATTATGTTTGCCTCGAGTCTTATCTTTGGAAAGGCAGCTCTTAAAGTGCTGAGTTTATCCAGATGACTGTCAGACGGTCACAACATAAAAACACGGAGAAGACGATATATCATATGATATATAGACTTCTCCATGTTTTTTATGTTGTGACCGTCTGACAGATTCATGGATATGATTCATATACATGAAATGGTGAAAGGTcatatatacttatactatCTACTATATACTTTTGAAAAATGCGTCACGTTGACCTTGCAATTAATTGAGCATTTACGTTATTAGGATGTGTTGCCCGGCTACTTACGTACATAGTCTATACTCGTTATAAATTACATTATATGTTACCCTTCAATACATAATTGCACCAGGACATCAAGTTGTCATCGCCCAGGAAATTGTTAGCCttcatatgtgtatttataaataGACTCACGTTTCTCACCCCACATTGCATTCAGATGAAACCCATATttgtgaatgggaatgaaaacGGCTGTATGGTTTTGCAGTGATAAGgtttatcaacaacaaaaattgtgTAACACTGCATTTGTGGAGGAAATATACAGGAagcttaatataatataatataatccgtcaaaataatgttattttaCCCCGAAATGTAGGCCCGTGTGCCTGTCTATGACCACCCTCCCCCTCCGCGGATGGTACGGTCTTGGTTCATTCATAAAATTCTAGCGGAGCATAAAAGGAGGGGCTTGCATTCTAGTCGTCCAGTTACCAGGTATATACCTGGAGAAAAGACCAACGACGCTCTGCCCACGGAAGGCCAGAGTCATATTTGTCATTGATCAGGACTCGGCTGTGTTTTCCCCCTGGTGATGGATCATCATAACCTGACGcctggcatggattcagtctctCCCACCTGCTGGACAGAGTCTCCTGTCGGGACACTTTACCAACAGACGCCAGAAGAGGCGAGCTCTccagctgcttcctcctcgGAGAGCAATGCAAAGGTATGAATGGCTTTGTTtatcataccccccccccccccccccgttgtatGTGGTCCAATGACTGATTGTTTGTTAGCATATTccaggtgggggagggggacctgattgataagattttaattAACTCGGTGAGctttattacaaatatatttttatttttcaatacaaatttgataaataatttggaGATGAGATCCGCGTGGGTGGGAATGAGACCCATCGGCCCCGTTCTTCTGGTTGTTATGATCCCGACGTCCTGGGACCAAATGTGAGCGTGTCGATGCAGCGGCTcattgagaaaaataaatccaTTCAGGAGACTCCACAGCATCTCTGCGTCAGAGTTGACGTCAGAAACCATGATAAAGTCAAATATTGATCTGGAGAAGGCTATTTCTGGACGGGTATATTTGTTACCCTCTGTTTCAGTCTCTAAACATACGAGTTGTGAGTTTAATGGACGATTATTATCACAAAAGATGCATTTTAAAGCCACTAACGGCACgggaatgtgtttattttaagaaaTCTCTTTGAAAGTCCTCACTCTCGATTATTTCCGTTTTCAGGAGCTCTGCCAAGACATGAACGTTGAAGACACTCCGTTTGTTCCAACAGTTACTGCAATTTCCTCTACCCCAGATTTCCAGTGGATGGTCCAGCCTACAATTATTACAtctgtctcctcgtctctgGGTAGCCAGCAAGCCAATGAACCACAAAGCTCTCACCAGGCAACACCCAAAGTGGGTGGGAACAAGAGCAAAAATGCTGTCAGAAAGGGGACAACTGAGCAGGTAGGTTATCTCGGATGAAGACTCCCTGCCATTGGACAGAATAGTCAACCGTGTACATTTACAGATGCTTGTCTGAATTGCTTGTGTGCAACAGGGCGATTGTGCACGCTCCTCTGGTGCCGTGTGCCGGCTGTGAGCCCTTCGGCAGTCAATTTATATTCAGGTCACAGCAAGTCTGCAACAATGGTCTATTTTTAGATGCAATGCAGCGAAACATGCTGTTGCCATTCTTTCGAGGGGGAATTGGCAACAGACGCCGTGGATTAGAGGATGAAACGTCTGGATTCTTCAAGGTAATGACTGAATCATTTCTTCCACATCCCAGCTGTCTgcaggggaggaagagaaaaagaagataaggagggagaggaataaAATGGCTGCAGCCAAATGTCGCAACAGACGGAGGgaactcacagacacactgcaaaTTGTAAGTAAACAGTGATTTCTTTACTCAGCTGCCATATGCACCCGATGTTTGCGTGTTTTCCATTGTGGATGACTCTGGTTGTCGATCCGTTTTGAAGGAGACAGACAagctggaggaggaaaaagCCGCCCTGGAGATGGAAATAGCCAACCTCCTCAAAGAGAAAGAGCGGCTTGAATTGATCCTTGCCTCACATAAACCAGTGTGCCAGATGTCAGAAGAGTTGCAGTCTATTTTTCAGGAGCCCGCGGGGTCCCCCGAGCTACCGCCCAGTCCAGAAGAGGACCGACTTCCAGAGGATGGCACCCAGGAGGCTCCGTCGCTCCACGACATGGATATCTCCAGGGATCCGTCCACAGCCATCTCTGGAAACTCCAATATCTTGCTGTGTGCCAGTGCTGAAATCCACATCTACGATCTCGAGCCCTCTCTGGACATTAAGGAGGGGCTGCTGGAAAATATGTCGCCCAGTTTGGAGGAGAAAACCCCGATGGAGACGGCTCGATCCGTGCCAGACATCGACCTGAGCAGTTCTCTCGGGGTCTCGGACTGGGAGACCCTGTACAAGTCGGTTTCCAGCGACCTGGAGCCTCTCAGCACTCCGGTGGTGACCTCCACCCCCACCTGCAGCAGCTACCTGTCTGTGTTCACATTTGCGTGTCCAGAGCTGGACTATCTCACAGAGGGACTCGATGGTCACAAAGGCGGAGGGGGCAAGGCGGAATCGGGGGATCTTCTCAACTCCCCGACTCTCCTGGCCTTATAATGTGCAGAGGGAAGTGATCTGTGTGATCTCTCTAGCTTTTCTGTTTGCAGTTTCCTAACTTTTAAATGATCTGAACAACATATGCCACAGTATGCTGTGACACTACAAGGAATACATCCATGACATGTCACGTGTTTGTGACTAAGCAAACATGTAAACTTTCTCCAAATACATAACCAACAGAGCGATGTAGTGAAAAGCATGGCTTTTACTTTTACAGGTGGGACTGAAGTAAGTCTTGATTTAACGATGCATGCTGACGGATTCCAAATAATAttcaaactatatatatatttctatatatatatatatctatatgatcTGTTCCTAGATCAGATCTGTTATGTGGGATTTAATGTATCAGTATGGTTTTGTGTTTATAGTGTATTGATTgctataaatgttgtatttacgTATTCATCCATGTGAAGTGCATACCTCAATGTCCTCAAGTGTGGTTTGACCTTGTTGaaagttttccatgaaaacatcCAGTGCTATATGCTATATATCTTATCAAGATGTAACTTATGAgttatttttttaccttttcagaCTTTGACTTATTTGTTAAATTTAAGAAGAAGTCAAGTGAGCATTGATTGCTTATCTATTCTGCTGAATAATTCAAATAAATCTACATTCAGAGTGGAGTTTGGTGCTGCTGTTTGTAATTTCTTTCCAATAAATCTTTTTCTCAATCAAGGTGAAAATATGAAAAGCTTGTATTTAGAATAGTTATAATTATACAAAGCAAATATAACGTGCAAGGCAGAGTTATGGTAAAGGTATCAAATGAATTGTAGTATTATTTTTAACATGACGTCTGCTTCCTAAAGCCTCGTTAACATGACGTCTGTGTTGTGGTCTGCTGCGCTGGGCGCGTGTGTTGGTTGCCTTCCAGTGGCGGCCTCCACCCGAGCCTCATTCTGTCGTTGCATTGCAGCCTCAGTGTTTCTTTATGGGAGGAGCGGTGCGACTTCCCCACTTCTGCCCCCACGATGTaggctacttttttttttacatccctGCTTACGTTTGGCTGGCATAGCCTAATTTCCGCATTCCCAAAATCCTCCCAAATTGCGGATCACGTTTAAAATCGCGCTGATGCAACGGTTTccactttttaaaatctattcTCGACCCTGGGCTGGCCAGAAGAAAGGACATTTGTTGCACCTGGGATCAAAGTCAGGTCGGTATACCAAACTTCGTAAACCGAGAGCTGAATAATGTCTCCACACTGAACGGGCTGCTGGCGCGCGCCACGCATTGGTCACAACGAGCCGAGCGCGCGGACCGGCGGCGACGAGGTCTGTGATGCCTTCTGGTTTAACTCCATTTCCTGCAGTCGCGGGCTTCACGCAGCTTCTGTTGTGTCCTCGAAGTAGTCCTGACGTCTTATTGAGCATGCCACAGAAAGATGCTTTTGTCTTGTGTGTGCATGCCCCTCGTACATGGAACTACGGCGTGCACATGCAGAACACGATGTTCCTCCGTGTCTCCGGCTCGGTGGAGTCTGTGCATCGCTTCTTTAACTGGGTTTGGATCGAAAGCGAAATCCGTCCTGAAAGACGAGCGCTCGCGTTTTGTTGTCGCTGCAGCTCGTTTGACTGGAAGACGAAGTTACGTAAGGTAAATGCCgcactggaagaaaaaaaaacttccgCTTTCAAGTTGACCAATGGCCTCAGTATGCACGCTGTAACGCAACGTAGACGGCTTCAGATACACATGTGCATCAACTACTGACAACTCCTGTTCATAAACTAACCGGCAggggtttcttcttcttgtaaaaGTGcatagttaaaaaaaatactcagTATACGTTGAATAACTTGGCTTCTTGGACAAATACAGATATAATTACAATAATGCTAAATAGCCTATAGCTGTTTTAATCATAACACCTTCACTGTGGACCATACTTGGGAGTCCATCTCAATGTTCAAGCACCATGTTGTTAAGGAAGCGTTGTCTTTTGTTTTGGTTGATTGTtgttattaaaatgtaaaaactcATTTGAAAAGCAGGTCATTACAAATCACATCCTTTTGGTCTTGCACCATTTGTAAGACTAGCCTATCACGTGCCAGAAGGTTGGCCTTTCACTTTGCCTTTTTGACCTGTCTGGGGAAGCGTGAAAACGGTTCTGGCATTACTGTTTAGTAGACGCACAATTGgcatacacacactcttccCTTGGAAAGCCCATCTATGTGTCTTCTCTTGTGATAACAGACTGTTGTTCTGCTGTTTATTTCTTGTAGAGCGGGCTACTGGTCTGAGTGTTGGACCTTAGATGAGTTTTTGGCTGCATCATGTGACTTGGAAATATGAGTCATTTCCTGTGTCTTTGGCTGTCTttgctctcacacacctgtcgtTGTCTTTGGATATATTTAAACGTTCATGTTCAGCGTTTTTTAAATGTGCCATTCGTCAGTGATAGTGCAAAAAAACTAGTTCTGCACAAAAAATAATAAGTAGACAGTGTCAACTTACATTTGTTATGTAACTAAACCAAGCAAGTTCAATTTTGGTTCATATATTTGTATGCAGAATTTTGGAAGCCACATTTCACTCCCCCGACATTAAGTCTAATAAGGTGGATATTCATTTAGTTATCCTTGAAATAAAGAGGAATTTGTCTGAGTGTGCTTTGTACAATGTCACTTGTCTCTATTTTGGCCTCTGGGGATTACATAAGGCGAATTCTAGCCAAGATCCCTGTTAATGGCTGTATATTCATTCCAAAAACAGAAGCAAAATAGTAAAATGGCCTCATGAGAGCAGCCTTAGCATCCAGCTCCTACAACAGACCAGCAATTCATCGGTACGGCATGAAGTCTGACTGCTATAAAGGAACCGTGCACCTCAGGCACATTACTATGCCTTCTTGAAGCGCCGTAACAAACAGCCCTTACATGTCTGTGTGCTGCTAATAACTGTAAAATGGCTTTTCTGCCCTCATACCATACAGTATGCCCCAGTATGTACGATAACAAGCAGAGCGCACAGAGTTGTACATGTTTCTCATTGATCTGCTTTAGTCGCAGTCTGAGTTTGTCTTCCATTTTCTCCCCGTGACTACTAGCTGTGGTCACGACCGAGTCTGACGCGATGCCAGGACGAATCCCAGATCCCTCTGTGACAGCGGGCTCCCTGCCCAGCCTGGGTCCACTGGCTGGGATCTCAGCCACCACGCTGACTGACGAGCTCAGATTCGGGGACTTCCAGGAGTTCGGCACAATGCTGTCACCTCTGCACTTCCTGGGCAGTCTGGGGAAGAGGCCCCCAGTCATCAAAACAGAGGTACGGGAAACACGGAGCAGCTGATAACGAGATCATGTAAATACCAAGAGTGCATTTTGAGTCGTTACTCACTTTACATGCTTTTTCTAAACTGACGTTTGAACATTCATGGTGTAGCGGCCATTTGTCGtccgaaatcaaacaaaaacataaatcaaaccgccactgatgcactgtgggtttcggtgttgacgatgcaaaagaaagtaatgtccatttccgcctgttgttattttgataatttatttcttaaaccaaaaaataaagaacaaacaaaatgttgacacttccctgtgctgtggtaaaaaaacattggccaccctggtgcatgctggtcctgtgcctatccacctctacatataaccacaggcgcccagtgttacccaatcagtgaacctacaactaaatatattaaactaaactacaacgatcataagaaacaactaacatatcaaaacataacctaaataagcaataaacaatcaatattactttacaataaaacttaaatacaaaagtcaaattaaatagctccaacacatGGGATTTAGCCACAGTGAATGAAATATTCaatttcaatatttaaaatgaaatatacaGATTATAGTTTAACTGTGTGGAAAATGTGGCTGATGTATCATAAACAATTTGCCTGAAGTGAAAACGCCCTTGAAACGttgttgtgttatgtgttaaTCAACAGTTCCACCTAGTGGACATAGCGGGACACAATACTGTTGTTAAATGTGAGGCTGGATGTCCAggaaaataagtaaatacacattttaaaacagtAAAATGACAACTTTGTCATAAGAATTTATAGGCAAACATGGCAGATAAGGCTAAACATCGGCCTTGTTATGTCTTGGATCGCTTCACACCTGGTGACTTCATTGAGTTGATGTTAAACCCATTAAACGTGCATGTTGGGAGTGAGACAGGTTAACGTGCATGCAAAGTTAGTATAATATTAAAATCATGTAAACAAAGGAAATGTGTCGGTTTGTTTTAGCTCAACATTCCTTTTTCTTATTGATCGAGATGGTGAAGAAGTCACGGCCAAAGCCAACTGCTATTACAGCCAAATGTACGATAAAGAAGATGAGATGATCTTTCGAATAATCTATCATCATTTTGCCCTGAACCACGGAGAGCAGGTCCATCATAACTTAAtttcaaacatttttttacctGCTCTGTTGCttagagagatgaagagaccgACAGGAGGAAACGAAGGcgagagaaaaacaaagtgGCAGCGGCTCGATGTCGaaataagaagaaggagagaacagATTATCTACAAAAGGTGAACCACAGTCACTTTGTCGTTATT of the Pseudoliparis swirei isolate HS2019 ecotype Mariana Trench chromosome 11, NWPU_hadal_v1, whole genome shotgun sequence genome contains:
- the jdp2a gene encoding jun dimerization protein 2 isoform X2, with the translated sequence MPGRIPDPSVTAGSLPSLGPLAGISATTLTDELRFGDFQEFGTMLSPLHFLGSLGKRPPVIKTERDEETDRRKRRREKNKVAAARCRNKKKERTDYLQKESERLEMLNSGFKAQIEELKLERQQLILMLNRHRPTCIVRTDSVKTPEGEANPLLQQLEGK
- the LOC130201318 gene encoding transmembrane emp24 domain-containing protein 10-like, producing MSTLCVLLLMAVPLDPVLSLTFHLPVNSIKCLLEHVGKDVLVSGEYEVRQQHENTRTTLKVIDSLWETLYVKENATKGKWSFITPNDERIEVCFSSISSSTGRVPDQVVILNLKHGVEAQNNREIEKLEKLKHLELLSQSIADDFTNLSKRGKEMRQTNSSTNRRLQLFSVTSVCCCLALASWQIFYLRRFFKTKKLIE
- the jdp2a gene encoding jun dimerization protein 2 isoform X1, which codes for MQRFPLFKIYSRPWAGQKKGHLLHLGSKSAVVTTESDAMPGRIPDPSVTAGSLPSLGPLAGISATTLTDELRFGDFQEFGTMLSPLHFLGSLGKRPPVIKTERDEETDRRKRRREKNKVAAARCRNKKKERTDYLQKESERLEMLNSGFKAQIEELKLERQQLILMLNRHRPTCIVRTDSVKTPEGEANPLLQQLEGK
- the fosaa gene encoding protein c-Fos: MQRLIEKNKSIQETPQHLCVRVDVRNHDKELCQDMNVEDTPFVPTVTAISSTPDFQWMVQPTIITSVSSSLGSQQANEPQSSHQATPKVGGNKSKNAVRKGTTEQLSAGEEEKKKIRRERNKMAAAKCRNRRRELTDTLQIETDKLEEEKAALEMEIANLLKEKERLELILASHKPVCQMSEELQSIFQEPAGSPELPPSPEEDRLPEDGTQEAPSLHDMDISRDPSTAISGNSNILLCASAEIHIYDLEPSLDIKEGLLENMSPSLEEKTPMETARSVPDIDLSSSLGVSDWETLYKSVSSDLEPLSTPVVTSTPTCSSYLSVFTFACPELDYLTEGLDGHKGGGGKAESGDLLNSPTLLAL